From the Oncorhynchus kisutch isolate 150728-3 linkage group LG27, Okis_V2, whole genome shotgun sequence genome, the window ttttgagtgaaagagtgggaagactgaggaacaaagggaggagccatgctatcgtaaatacagtatcttatgcattctaaatatccgcccatttggaaaaggaaaatgcaagaaaTATTTACTCTAAGCtgcgcttcaataggttggtCGTAGATGGAAGGCTGGTTTGCCCAGCAGGGATTTCTTGTCctctgaagaatgtctctggtggtaaactggatacgttgtagtatcggtgtgtgtgttagactggatACATcgtccgtcctttcctagcccatgtttacagcggctgttgctaacataacggctaggaggtatcacttctggagtgaataagagttcaaagttcataccaagttgccatacatTTTAAGCTtgtgctatattctggctggtgtaGTCGCAATTCATCCTTTCGGCGTGTCGATCGTCACCTTCACATTGAACACAATGCTAATTTCGTTAGGTTATTATCTGAGCCCTTTCAAcgtaggaccgtcgtcctcacgtccttgGAACAGGAAGTTTAATTTTCGTCAACGGGTTTATATAGTGGTGTAAGatgggcgtgtttcatagtttactaccaatgtctgttcacttgggcggggcctctgagtgagcagagtttacaaccaatgtctgttcacttgggcggggcctctgagtgagcagagtttacaaccaatgtctgttcacttgggcggggcctctgagtgagcagagtttacaaccaatgtctgttcacttgggcggggcctctgagtgagcagagtttacaaccaatgtctgttcacttgggcggggcctctgagtgagcagagtttacaaccaatgtctgttcacttgggcggggcctctgagtgagcagagtttacaaccaatgtctgttcacttgggcggggcctctgagtgagcagagtttataaccaatgtctgttcacttgggcggggcctctgagtgagcagagtttataaccaatgtctgttcacttgggcggggcctctgagtgagcagagtttacaaccaatgtctgttcacttgggcggggcctctgagtgagcagagtttctctatgacaaaccgttctctcatttaagaagctaaaattacgtttaatcttttcacaaatagtttaatatttaaacatttaaattgcacaacaattccatgtaaatctgataactagaatgtgtagactttccaagatacagttgaTGTCCTAATATCAGTAATGTCTCAGGcaccaactgatctgacatcatattcattaagtaccaacgcatattttcaactggttggattaccgaaatagGTTTGATGTCACCAGACTCTCTATGTTAACAAAATTATTTTCAATAGTCACATTGGTAGAGTAGAGAGAAGAAAAtggagaaaggtatttatgggggtcataaacctcccccaacaggccaacgtcatgacgactgtatagacagtagttatctaggatggtgtgtatagacagtatagacagtagttatataggatggtgtgtattgacagtatagacagtaattatataggatggtgtctatagacagtagttatataggatggtgtgtatagacagtagttatataggatagtagttatataggatggtgtgtgtatagacagtagttatataggatggtgtgtctatagacagtagttatataggatggtgtgtctatagacagtggttatataggatagtagttatataggatggtgtgtgtatagacagtagttatataggatggtgtgtgtatagacagtagttatataggatggtgtgtctatagacagtagttatataggatggtgtgtctatagacagtggttatataggatagtagttatataggatggtgtgtgtatagacagtagttatataggatggtgtctatagacagtagttatataggatggtgtgtctatagatagtagttatataggatggtgtgtgtatagacagtggttatataggatagtagttatataggatggtgtgtgtagacGGTAGAGTATAAACCATCCTCGGCTtcagagtatattactcactaacGTACTGTCCCTGGCCAATAAAGCAGATCTCAGGACGAGAATCTCTTTCCAGAGCATTTATTTATTCTGTGGAGTTAACCATTCTTTATTCTGTGGAGTTAACCATTATTTATTCTGTGGAGTTAACCATTCTTCAGGGTGTGTTTAGAGAGAAACCGTCACATCTCTTTAAAAATCTACTCTCAGCACTATATATATTCCTCTTAACTATCCCTTTCCATGGATCTCTCCCCTCAGTGGATCTCCTCTCAGTAGTGGATCTCTCCCCTCAGTTGATCTCCTCTCAGTAGTGGATCTCTCCCCTCAGTGAATCTCCTCTCAGTAGTGGATCTCTCCCCTCAGTGGATCTCCTCTCAGCAGTGGATCTCTCCCCTCAGTGGATCTCCTCTCAGTAGTGGATCTCCTCTCAGCACTGGATCTCCTCTCAGCAGTGGATCTCGTAGACCATCTGTATGTGGTAGAGGAAACTGTGGGTCTCTAGTCCCTTATCATGAAcaaattgtgaataatgatgagtgagaaagttacataGGGGGAACTGCGTAGCCTGAGCCTACATTGTTACCATGACATTCAAACCCAAAAGGTGGAGAGGACAGTGTTTCTCTGTCACAGGTGAACAATCTTTTAAACAAACAAGATTTCTACAAGTAGTTGTTACAACAACAGgaaagtgttttgtccaaatactggtggaCTCAACTAATTAAAGAACAGACgatctgaccagagaggtccaggacctgaagaacagtttgcagttctcccagggtgaGGTGGATGTCCTCAAAGACACTTGCAGCAAGATGACGACAAACTGTAAGTCCTGCCAAGCACTCTCTGTGAATCGTTATTACAGATGACTGAGAAAACGCAGAAGGACAATCCAGGAGGAATATCATCGTTGTAGATGGCATAGCATAGTTTTCATATAATAACTGGGCCGAGTCTGAGGAGAAAGTAAGAAACCTGTTCACTGAAGAGCTTCAGATAAAATCATTCCAAGATGTAGTGTAGCACGCCcacaggtcccatctactatccttctgacccaggtctatctactatccttctgaccctatgtagccaggtccatctactatccttctgacccaggtcccatctactatctgggtcagaaggatagtagatgggacctggctacatagggtcagaaggatagtagatgggacctggctacatagggtcagaaggatagtagatgggacctggctacatctataacagccttcaacaccatagtaccctccaagctccaagctcatcattaagcttgaggccttgTATCTGACCACCGCCCTGGATCCTgctttctgatgggccgcccccaggtggtaaaggtagaaAATAATCCCTCCACttagctgatcctcaacactggggccccaccaGGGCGCGTGctcagcccctcctgtactccctgttcacccatgactacgtggccattcacgcctccaactcaatcatcaagtttgcagacaacacaacagtagtgggtagcttgattaccaacaatgatgagacagcctaaagggaggaggtgaggcagagtggtgccaggaaaataacctcacactcaacgtcaacaaatcgaaggagttgatcgtggacttcaggaaaagaaGAGAAGCACAccactatccacatcgacagaacCGCAGCggaggtgaaaagcttcaaggtcctcagtgtacacatcacCGACGATCTGAAATGGCCCACCCACGCAGagagcgtggtgaagaaggcacaacagcacctcgtcaacctctggaggctgaagaaattctgcTTGGCTCCTTGGCTGCTTGGCTCTCAAAATTGAGAGTGTCCTGTCggtctgtatcaccgcctggtacagcaactgcactgccctcaacctcaaggctctccagagggtggtgtggtctgcccaacgcatcaccgggggcaaactacctgccctccaggacacctacagcacccgatgtcacaggaaggacaaaaagatcatcaaggacatcaaccacccgagctacgacctgttcaccccgctatcatccagaaggcgaggtcagtacaggtgcatcaaagctgggacagagagactgaaaaacagcttctatctcaaggccatcagactgttaaatagccatcactagcaggctactcaaccctgcaccttagaggctgctgccctatatacatagacatggaatcactggtcacttcactaatgtttacatgctgttttactcatttcatatgtatatactgtattctactctactgtattttagtcaataccactctgacattgctcgtcctaatatttaatAGAAACTCCATCATTTTACTTTAGATTCTTGTGTatagttgtgaattgttagatattactgttactTTTGTTATCATGTTTTGTATGTTTTGTGGaccgcaggaagagtagctaatggGGTTCCATATTAATacactaacctcccctgttattggtaatggtgagaggttatcatgttttgtatgttttgtggaccccaggaagagtagctaatggGGTTCCATATTAATacactaacctcccctgttattggtaatggtgagaggttatcatgttttgtatgttttgtggaccgcaggaagagtagctaatggGGTTCCATATTAATacactaacctcccctgttattggtaatggtgagaggttatcatgttttgtatgttttgtggaccgcaggaagagtagctaatggGGTTCCATATTAATacacatgctaacctcccctgttattggtaatggtgagaggttatcatgttttgtatgttttgtggaccccaggaagagtagctaatggGGTTCCATATTAATacacatgctaacctcccctgttattggtaatggtgagaggttatcatgttttgtatgttttgtggaccccaggaagagtagctaatggGGTTCCATATTAATacactaacctcccctgttattggtaatggtgagaggttatcatgttttgtatgttttgtggaccccaggaagagtagctaatggGGTTCCATATTAATacacatgctaacctcccctgttattggtaatggtgagaggttatcaTGTTTTGGAGGCATGGTCTTTGTGCGTcgaactttctcactcatcattattcatgattcattcatgattacCTGTAATCATGGGAACAACAAAattcatgtagaagtgttcagaaacattatattcttatttacaataagatGTACTCTaaaattacacaatacattttttaccATTAATTTATATTGGACACAACATAAtccaaaacacaaacaaacaaactgcaaatgcaagTTGATGCAATCATTGCGTTCTAGGAATATaaggaccaaatactaaacttttgactaaatGTAAAACACTATAAATTCCTTCAAATGGAGGTACTAGACACATAAAGTACATTCTTCTCTAAACGGTAAAACAGTTTTGTATGAAAATGTCCAAttataaaaggtgacattctgtactgtcgcctcatataaaacatttgatcttaAACCAAAAATGTTGGAATATAAAGACAAATGTAAAGTTTTAGCTCCACTGTGTTTAACAATCCTATTTAGAGTATTTTATAGGATTCTTTTGTTGCATAATGTAAAAGGTTCATTACCTTCCTAACCTGGGCATGAATACCTTCCTGTCGTACCAGCACCCCCTGCTGATTGGCTAGGAGCCCTGCATGTGTTGGCAGGGCGGAGCCGGGGCAGGAGCAGTTGAGGATGTACCTCTCGTGTCCAGCGTCTTCACGGTTCTCTTCCAGCTGAGAGAAGATGGTGGGGCCGTCTGAGTAGTTATTAACGTACAGGATCCTCTCTTCCTTACtgctgcttctactactgctgCAGAATGGCTGGTAATACAcatattaacacattaacacaacacacattaacacaacacacattaacacaacacacattaatacaacacacattaacacaacacacattaacacaacacacattaatacaacacacattaacacattaacacaacacacattaacacaacacacattaacacaacacacattaacacattaacacaacacacattaacacattaacacaacacacattaacacaacacacattaacacaacacacattaatacaacacacattaacacattaacacaacacacattaacacaacacatattaacacattaacacaacacacattaacacaacacacattaacacaacacacattaatacaacacacattaacacattaacacaacacacattaacacaacacacattaacacaacacacattaacacattaacacaacacacattaacacattaacacaacacacattaacacaacacactttaacacaacacacattaacacattaacacaacacacattaacacattaacacaacacacattaacacattaacacattaacacattaacacaacacacattaacacattaacacaacacacatcaacacaacacacattaacacaacacacattaacacattaacacaacacacatgaacacattaacacaacacacattaacacaacacacattaacacaacacacattaacacaacacacattaacacaacacacatgaacacattaacacaacacacatcaacacaacacacattaacacaacacacattaacacattaacacattaacacattaacacattaacacaacacacattaacacattaacacaacacacatcaacacaacacacattaacacaacacacattaacacattaacacaacacacatcaacacaacacacattaatacattaacacattaacacaacacacattaacacattaacacattaacacatcaacacaacacacattaacacattaacacattaacacaacacacattaacacattaacacatcaacacaacacacattaacacattaacacattaacacatcaacacaacacacattaacacattaacacattaacacattaacacatcaacacaacacacattaacacattaacacattaacacaacacacattaatacaacacacattaacacaacacacatcaacacaacacacatcaacacaacacacatcaacacacatcaacacaacacacattaacacattaacacattaatgcAGTTAGTACTACATACTGAAGGGTGTACTGAGTAGTATGCAGTTAGTACTACATACTGAAGGATGCATTGTGTAGTATGCAGTTAGTACTACATACTGAAGGGTGTACTGAGTAGTATGCAGTTAGTACTACATACTGAAGGGTGTATTGAGTAGTATGCAGTTAGTACTACATACTGAAGGGTGTACTGAGTAGTATGCAGTTAGTACTACATACTGAAGGATGCATTGTGTAGTATGCAGTTAGTACTACATACTGAAGGGTGTACTGAGTAGTATGCAGTTAGTACTACATACTGAAGGGTGTATTGAGTAGTATGCAGTTAGTACTACATACTGAAGGGTGTATTGAGTAGTATGCAGTTAGTACTACATACTGAAGGGTGTATTGAGTAGTATGCAGTTAGTACTACATACTGAAGGGTGTACTGAGTAGTATGCAGTTAGTACTACATACTGAAGGGTGTATTGAGTAGTATGCAGTTAGTACTACATACTGAAGGGTGTACTGAGTAGTATGCAGTTAGTACTACATACTGAAGGGTGTATTGAGTAGTATGCAGTTAGTACTACATACTGAAGGGTGTATTGAGTAGTATGCAGTTAGTACTACATACTGAAGGGTGTATTGAGTAGTATGCAGTTAGTACTACATACTGAAGGGTGTATTGAGTAGTATGCAGTTAGTACTACATACTGAAGGGTGTATTGAGTAGTATGCAGTTAGTACTACATACTGAAGGGTGTATTGAGTAGTATGCAGTTAGTACTACATACTGAAGGATGCATTGTGTAGTATGCAGTTAGTACTACATACTGAAGGGTGTATTGAGTAGTATGCAGTTAGTACTACATACTGAAGGGTGTATTGAGTAGTATGCAGTTAGTACTACATACTGAAGGGTGTACTGAGTAGTATGCAGTTAGTACTACATACTGAAGGGTGTATTGAGTAGTATGCAGTTAGTACTACATACTGAAGGGTGTACTGAGTAGTATGCAGTTAGTACTACATACTGAAGGGTGTATTGAGTAGTATGCAGTTAGTACTACATACTGAAGGATGCATTGTGTAGTATGCAGTTAGTACTACATACTGAAGGGTGTATTGAGTAGTATGCAGTTAGTACTACATACTGAAGGATGCATTGTGTAGTATGCAGTTAGTACTACATACTGAAGGGTGTATTGAGTAGTATGCAGTTAGTACTACATACTGAAGGATGCATTGTGTAGTATGCAGTTAGTACTACATACTGAAGGGTGTATTGAGTAGTATACAGTTAGTACTACATACTGAAGGGTGTATTGAGTAGTATGCAGTTAGTACTACATACTGAAGGATGCATTGTGTAGTATGCAGTTAGTACTACATACTGAAGGGTGTATTGAGTAGTATGCAGTTAGTACTACATACTGAAGGGTGTATTGAGTAGTATGCAGTTAGTACTACATACTGAAGGGTGTACTGAGTAGTATGCAGTTAGTACTACATACTGAAGGGTGTATTGAGTAGTATGCAGTTAGTACTACATACTGAAGGGTGTACTGAGTAGTATGCAGTTAGTACTACATACTGAAGGATGCATTGTGTAGTATGCAGTTAGTACTACATACTGAAGGATGCATTGTGTAGTATGCAGTTAGTACTACATACTGAAGGGTGTATTGAGTAGTATGCAGTTAGTACTACATACTGAAGGATGCATTGTGTAGTATGCAGTTAGTACTACATACTGAAGGGTGTATTGAGTAGTATGCAGTTAGTACTACATACTGAAGGATGCATTGTGTAGTATGCAGTTAGTACTACATACTGAAGGGTGTATTGAGTAGTATGCAGTTAGTACTACATACTGAAGGATGCATTGTGTAGTATGCAGTTAGTACTACATACTGAAGGGTGTATTGAGCAGTATGCAGTTAGTACTACATACTGAAGGGTGTATTGAGTAGTATGCAGTTAGTACTACATACTGAAGGATGCATTGTGTAGTATGCAGTTAGTACTACATACTGAAGGGTGTATTGAGTAGTATGCAGTTAGTACTACATACTGAAGGGTGTATTGAGTAGTATGCAGTTAGTACTACATACTGAAGGATGCATTGTGTAGTATGCAGTTAGTACTACATACTGAAGGGTGTATTGAGTAGTATGCAGTTAGCACTACATACTGAAGGGTGTATTGAGTAGTATGCAGTTAGTACTACATACTGAAGGGTGTATTGAGTAGTATGCAGTTAGTACTACATACTGAAGTGTgttttgagtagtaagacatgtccaGACCTGTTTGTGTTGCTGCTGGCGACTGTAGATCATAAGCAGTAGAAGCAGAACAATCAGAACCAGCAGAGAGATGCTCACTGCGATGACTGTCTGAGTGGCCGGGCCCAGAGCCGAGAAGTCCATACTGCCCACCTCGTACAGGGGCTCTTGGCTGACCCCGACCACCTCCCCCAGGTAGAGGGACGACGAGGCGGAGTGCAGCCGAGGCCAGAGTGCGGTTGATGATGTCATGTTGATGGCGAGGTGAAAGGTCATATGGGCCACGCCCCCAGGGTTCAAGGCCTCGCACACGTAGTGCCCGGCGTGAGCCACCGTCACATTGCTTAGGTACAGCATTCCACTTCCTGTGTCTGGGTcgaagctctccctctctcccccctccacttcctcctctgtcGCCACACCAACTGGCCCCCGCACATCCCTtgctacccctcctcctctttcctgtctcctcatgtccccctctcctcccagctcctgtctcctcttcatcccctctcctcccagctcctgtctcctcttcatcccctctcctcccagctcctgtctcctcttcaccccctctcctcccagcccctgtctcctcttcaccccctctcctcccagctcctgtctcctcttcaccccctctcctcccagctCCTGCAGCAGTCCTCTGGGTCCTAGCAGTGCCCTGCCCATTGAGATCTTTCTCCAGGTGACCAGGGGCCGGGGGTATCCAGAGGCCTGACAGGCCACTCTGAGACTCTCTCCCAGCTGCACGGTGAGATGGCTGGGCTCCAGGTGTAACACAGGAGGGATACACACCTGTAGGATCAAGATCACCATGGATGACATATGGAGGAAcgtgtacaagtgtgtgtgtgtgtgtgttatggcatgtgtgtgtgtttctctgtgtgcgtgtgtgtacaggtgtgcgtgtacgtgtctgtgtgtgtgtgtacagatgtgTATGTGTCTACACgtgtatgcgtgtgcgtgtgtgtgtgtgtgtgtgtgtgtgtgtacaggtttttgtgtgtgtgtgtgtgtgtgtgtgtgtgtgtgtgtgtgtgtgtgtgtgtgtgtgtgtgtgtgtgtgtgtgtgtgtgtgtgtgtgtgtgtgtacagtagtgGTGGTAAGTGCGGTTTAAGACTcgttttcatgagcatggccttatttctattacagcatattggatgactgtcattcatattccattcacccagctcaatgtaacagtgacaggtttaggttactgtcattcatattccattcacccagctcaatgtaacagtgagaggtttaggttactgtcattcacccagctcaatgtaacagtgagaggtttaggttactgtcattcacccagctcaatgtaacagtgataggtttaggttactgtcattcatattcacccagctcaatgtaacagtgacaggtttaggttactgtcattcatattcacccagttcaatgtaacagtgacaggtttaggttactgtcattcatattcacccatttcaatgtaacagcgataggtttaggttactgtcattcatattccattcacccagttcaatgtaacagtgagaggtttaggttactgtcattcatattcacccagttcaatggcCTGGCCCACCCTACCGCATCTCATTAGGAGGCCTGGCCCACCCTACCGCATCTCATTAGGAGGCCTGGCCCACCCTACCGCATCTCATTAGGAGGCCTGGCCCACCCTACCGCATCTCATTAGGAGGCCTGGCCCACCCTACCGCATCTCATTAGGAGGCCTGGCCCACCCTATCGTATCTCATTAGGGGGCCTGGCCCACCCTATTGCATCTCATTAGGAGGCCTGGCCCACCCTACCACATCTCATTAGGAGGCCTGGCCCACCCTACTGTATCTCATTAGGAGGCCTGGCCCACCCTACCACATCTCATTAGGAGGCCTGGCCCACCCTACTGTATCTCATTAGGAGGCCTGGCCCACCCTACTGTATCTCATTAGGAAGCCTGGCCCACCTAGAGGTGAATGTGATTGAGACTGAtagaaagggagacagacaggcggagaagagagatgaatgggtgggtttggcgacaagtatgaagcgatggccagccaacgagagtggtggataatatatggggctttggtgacaaaacggatggtgcTGTGAtagatagactgcatccaatgtgttgagtagagtgttgggggcaattttatagatgacattgccaaagtcgaggatcggtaggatggtcagttttacgagggtatgtttggcagcatgagtgaaggatgcgtTGTTGCgaaataattacattttggattggagatgcttaatgtgagtctggaaggagagtttacagtctaaccagacaccta encodes:
- the LOC109871865 gene encoding leucine-rich repeat-containing protein 24-like, which encodes MVLLQFPGLRLLLPLLLSSSSSPLSVMVLLQFPGLPLLLLPLLLPLSCDACPSGCHCYSLTVECGSLGLREIPQRVPDTTQTVFLQDNAIVHIRRLDLSGLDRLLYLYLQNNSISALEPGAFLAQGPLIELALNGNLIHLLTPDTFTGLVHLRILYLAANQITRLHDHTFTGLQSLQELHLQENSIEVLGDQALAGLSSLALLDLSRNQLHTLGPASLQPLVSLQVLRVTENPWRCDCALQWLRSWIDAEGQRFLSWSERRLLCAEPPRLAYLSLLEVAANSLVCIPPVLHLEPSHLTVQLGESLRVACQASGYPRPLVTWRKISMGRALLGPRGLLQELGGEGVKRRQELGGEGVKRRQGLGGEGVKRRQELGGEGMKRRQELGGEGMKRRQELGGEGDMRRQERGGGVARDVRGPVGVATEEEVEGGERESFDPDTGSGMLYLSNVTVAHAGHYVCEALNPGGVAHMTFHLAINMTSSTALWPRLHSASSSLYLGEVVGVSQEPLYEVGSMDFSALGPATQTVIAVSISLLVLIVLLLLLMIYSRQQQHKQPFCSSSRSSSKEERILYVNNYSDGPTIFSQLEENREDAGHERYILNCSCPGSALPTHAGLLANQQGVLVRQEGIHAQVRKMVYEIHC